The genome window caataaaaatgtataaaaaaatataaaggaaaggaaaaagaaaaagaaaagaaagaaaggaaaagaaaaaacaccaataagaaataaaataaaataaataaataaaataaaataaatagaacaattaataaataaataaaatatagtaaaatcaaatataaatataataaaatacaaacacacatcatCCACTTTTCGCCCCTAACAAATCATGGGTGAGCCTTTTATGGGGAGacagaggctcatccagaccaacacAGCACACCACAAAATGGATgatataaaataaaacagaaaaaaaagggataagaTTTAAATGAGACACcagaaaaagaataatataaaacaaaacaaaacatgagaAAGTCCAATATAGAAACAGAACACCAAAATCATCATATAACAGCAAAAAATGATAGaaacacaaaatactgaaaaaaatgatagaaacacaaaatactgaaaaaaaggaTGATCCCCTAACAGTCTAACTATTTAATTAACTATGTAactatttaactctctctctctctctctctctctctctctctctctctctctgtgtgtgtgtgtgtgtgtgtgtgtgtgtgtgtgtgtgtgtgtagtattagtattagtagaaaaaagaaaaggaatgaagatgatCGAGGAGCGGCTTTCCAACGGTTCCGGAGATATGGAAATAATGACGTACTTCATATATCATGAATTTCATTGTATACCGTCTGCTTTGTTTTGATCGTAGAAATGATGTGATAAAGGCAAAGTCACATGTTTAGCATAGGAAAATTATGTCCTGAAGTAAATTTGAGTCtgatcaaagtttttttttttttttttttcgttggggaaGTTCAGTAtcggtgattttttttctgaaaGCTGGGATTTTTATTAATGGCATGCTGTTAGAATCATGTGTTAACACTATAAGTCTATAACGTTCCCCTTATAACAGGTAAGACCGTTAGAGATTCTGTGGAGAGGGGAGATAGAAAGGTAAATATTGCAAGGTACGCCATTGAAAAGCTAAgcgtgtgaataagcagaagagagaataaagaagaggaggaggacctacgagGCGATAcaaagcgaaaaaaaagaaaaggagtgccCAGGGAGACGGAGTGCCCGCAGCGCATCGTCTGCTACCCGTGCCGCCCTGTCCTTCCCGCCGGGCACAGGTAACACTGCAAACTTTATTATTTCTCGTGTTATTCACCCCACCCGATGGCCTAGAGTCTCCACAAGGGggattttacgtgtattttaaaGGTTATAATCATAGTACATGCCTGTGTGCTGTGTTGGAGGGGCCGatgatgttttgtttatgtttACGTGCAGCTCAGCAGGTGACGGTGTGCCGGGCAGATAAGATTGGGCAATTACCGGGTTAGATACAGGTGCATTTTTGGGTCATTACTCTCTTCATTCAATTATCCAGAGTCTCCAAAGGTTAAAATGCAAGGTGTGGTGTACGTTATATCATGcccgtgttgtgttgtgttgctacCACATCTACAGTTTATTGTGTCATTGAACATTGATTGTTACTGAGCTTGTCTTGAGCGCTGCACTGGCAGCGGAGCGAGTCCTGAAACTTCATCAACAGTAAACAGTAAACGGTGAAAGGAACATGGGCTAATGTTGAAATAGGGGTAGCCACCTCTTGCAAATTTAATACTTACATTATGGATTCTTTTTGGGTCCCTGGATACAGTGCAGTAATGAATGATTTCCGGAAAATAGAAGGGGTTGTTGAGGGGGGCAAAACCCTCTTGTTAGGGGTgttgaggggggcaaagccccccctgTTTGGTAATTTATGTTATGTTAGGGTAGTTTGAATTTATTCGGCATGCAGTGCAGGCTGACGGAAAGTTGCAGCATGAGATAAGATGGGATGGCGGCGAGGTTGGGTCCACTACGCTGGCCGGTGATAACAGGTGGGAGCAGGGCAGCAGCGGGTGCACTTCAGGCATTGAatagtcaatcatttagtgatttctggaAAATAAaattgtcatcataataaagaaaaaaaaaaatcatattttgcCCAGAAACACACAGTCAGTACctatctcaaaattagtaggctaccctcacTTCAACAACCCGGAATGTGTGTTGACCATGTTTGGCTTTTGTAAATTCTGTTTTGTGTGTTGAGTTGAATGGTGGTATTTCAGAATTACATCCGTCGCACTCCTGTGGTGAATGCTATTGTTTTCAGTATTACTTTAGAATTTACATCCAACTCACCCTGTTGGTTGACCCTGTTTTTCCCTCATATATTTTAACTTTCTAATCATGATATCAGATAACTATTACTGTTGCAATTTACTATCATCTGACAACTGAATAATAATTTATGTGGGAATAGGTTATTATTTTACAGCAATTGGTCACAATTTCAGCGGCAACTAGTTGCTATCTTTGGTGGTGATTGGTTACCAATTACTACTAactgttattttttttgcctttggtTCTGCTAGTCTAAGAAAATGCAGAGTGGGAGGGTACTGGTAGAAGTGTGTGTGATTCTGTAGGTTTACCAAATAACTGGTCAATAAGGATAATGAAAACAATCCCTTTGCAGTTGTCACCGAACATTTAAAACCCCTATGTACATGTACTTCTATGGATAATTTGAATTTCCTCATCATATCACAGATCACAAATTTCTGTCGGTTGTCTAATGGCAAAAAGTATGATATTTGTTAATGCTTCCTCTGGTAGAATATGTAAGGTTTATGTTTTCTCTGTTTTAGGGACGATGGTGTAGTGGACGCTGCACGAACGAGTGATGGATCACCTCTTATTCCTAGCACAAGAAAGGGCAGATTCTGCACGGGTAATTTTTGTGTGTTAAAATCATTTCATATAAAGGATGAAATATAGTTGAAGGTTAGGTACATTTGTAAGTGTCACTTATACTccttgttttattaatattatttctcAGAATGGTAATGCACCATATTTATCACAACCAGAATTTCAGACACGTTAGATTCTAACCAACCCAGGGAACACGCTGGTTTTTGAAGTGGGTACTCAGCCATGGATCATAACCAGACAATAAATCAGGTAATAGAGAAAACAAATGTTTATGGAAAATGGCTTTGTGTTGCTGGGCTGAAGTGCTTTTTGAAAACATGGGAACATATTGAGAGGGTCACCACCATTGTGCTTAAAGTGAAGGTTTTTCAATCGGTGCGTTCTTCTCAAAATGATATATGGATCACAGACATGATATTGACCAAGTCTGGAAATGAAATTGAGAAGTGCCCAATGAGGTCTGGAGAGATTGATACTAGGAATCCTTATAATTGATGCAATTTGTGAAGTTGAGCTTTCAGAAATAATAAGATTTAATTCCTGGAAAAGAGATGGGCTAATATTGGCAGTATGTCACAAAGTAATTTTTGCAGACCAATGTTGTCTTGTGATACCATGCTGACACTAAAGGTTCATATACCTTTATTACCTCTGCCAATGAAGTtgggaggttatattttcggtccggtcagtatgtttatttatttattacctctgccaacgaagttgggaggaggttatattttcggttcagtcagtatgtttatttgtttattacctccgccaacgaagttggaaggaggttatattttcggtccggtcagtttgtttatttgtttgtttgttcgttaattgtctcctgtgcacaattttgtggatatctcaaccaatttttcagggaagcttcgtgtccatccagaatagaacccattaaatttttgatgtcaaaggtcaaggttgCACAAAACGTCTGATTGGCCATAACTTTGTTTCTCGTCAttgtagagacttcagacttggttcatattttatcTCATGGAAAGAcacaccttgcatggccttgaccttgacctttgaccttgacctcgaaaagttcggccaaggtcaaagtttaaacaaaaaatagaatttcatcaaatttcgaaacaaatgcttccatatgatgcataggatcacagttgatgcccataccaattttcaggacgatttTTGGCGGAgatgtgcactctccgagtgctatgcgtcttgTTTTGGTTGTTTTGGTGTAGAAAAGTGGGAATGGAGTATACTTTTTTATTTAACATCTTCAGTCTCTATTGCAAGATTAAATGATAAATATAAACTCCATTTCCAGTTGGCATTACATTCTGCAGGAAGCCAGTTAACCAGCAGGCTTTCAACCCTCAAAGATGGAGCGCGAACTGCCCTCCAGAGCTCACTTGATGCCGTCAAGAATCAAAGGTTCAGCGAGGAGGTGGCTGAACGGATTCGGAGTTGGTTAGCACAACTCAAGGAGGCGCTCAGTGCTGTTAGTCCATCCAAGATATATGATAGAGTCTTCATAGTTTTTATAACTGAAGGTATGTATTCAATTCTTTTCTAATATCACAGTAAATTTGAACTTCTGTAATGGAGATATATTCTGTATTTTTGTTGTTTAAATGAACTGTTTTTGTATTACTCTTTATGTTAGGACTCATTTCATTCCCATGATTCTTAGGCACATTTTAAGATTTTTTGTTTGATATATGTAGCCTATATCTTCATATTCCTGTAGTATTACAGTATATAGTTTGTAAAGAGGTATTTATGTAACAAGACTGGTGAAATGAAGGAATTCACTTTTCTTATGATTATCTTTAAAAGTATTCATTTCAGGCAATGGTAACACAAGTGTTCTTCATTTTTCTAGTAACGCGTACACACATATACTTTGGAGGAGCATGTTTCTGTTTGGGGGGTATTTTTGGTATACTGTTGGGGATGAGGCTCCGCAGCAGCTTGGTGGCCCCGCAGCGCATGAGGGCTGTGGTCATCAACTCCTACAGAGGCATCGAGGTACATTGATAATCAAAGCAGTGTGGATGGCCTGTAATAAACTACCTTCCCTGTACACTTTAGCGGAGTCAGTTTAGTTGCTCGTCAGTagtatgttttatttgtttttagctCTGTTGCCCTGCTACCACTGTGGACTTGCCTgaaggggatggccatggcagaagtgtTTCAAATTCTCCCTGTTCAGACGCTATATTTTTGCAACATTCACACTCTTGTTGTCATATCTCTCCTTCATGTGTGTTTCAATCCTATCAGTCCAGTTTACTTGTGATCTTCCTGCCACATCCTGTCATCCTATAAGATTTAGGCATCCCCTTTACAAAATCACCATATGCTAAGTACTTATTTCAATAGCATTTCCAAACCAATTCAGTACATACCCTTCTCATTCCTCACACTATCCCAGCTGGTTAGTTCACATGTTTTCCTCAATATACTCATTGCTACTACACGTACCTTTGTCATTTGTGACTCATACTGTGCTCATGTTTCAAAGACATAATTTATGTTTGGTAGAACTCTACTCTTCctcaatcctttccttctttatctctgtgCTTGCACCTGTACCTCCCTTGTGGCAGTCAGTCTCTCCATTACCTCCATGCTTACACTTATGCTTTCCATGTAATTCATGGTTATAAATTATTTAGAACTTAAGTGTGGAGGGAAGTGCATTAGATGTGTATATGTTAACAGGTGTATACATTTCTAGTGTGACATTGCTACAAAGATTAGTTTGaagtttatttacttatttattatttttcttaagatGAGTCAGTCTTCCTTTTTGCCAAGTGTCAACTTCTGAAGCTATATAATATTACTACTATAGGTGTATGTATTATGAACTCAGTATTTGAATCTGGAAatgtcattattttattaatttcttttatttttattgaatTATTAATAGGTTATTGCATCTAAGCTTTACAatattcttttgttcttatgtaaTTGTTTCCAACATAGTCATCATGTAGATTGCCTTGGTTTTGATCTCATGCATACATTGTAGAGTGGCTTGTTTATGAATTATTGTTCCTTGTTTAGGTCTGTACACTAACCCTAGTTATGGAATGCCTCATGAAAGTGTTCATAGCAGCACTTTCATTTAGGTATGTTACATTCACAGTTTCACACActacttttttatcttcctgcATGTTATGCAACAGTACTTTATACCTTGTCACAACATATTTAATAATTCACTTACAATTTTTTATGGAACTATATAATTACTGACAAGATATAATATCAGGTGAACAAATGTGAGTATACATGTTAGACATAATTATCTTATGCTTCATTTTATTATAAGATATTAGAAGGAAGGTTTTGCAATGCAAATATAAACTGTAGCTGTGACTGTACATGCCATTAGAGTAAAATGTTAGATTTTATGGAGGACTAAATGAAGAATATAAGTTTTCATAAGAAATATTTCACAGCACTTATAATTATGTGTCAGGCCATAGGAGTGGTGGAGGACATTGTGGCACCCCGGATAGTGGACCCTCACCAGGTGTTGGTGCAGGTCAAGGCTGCGGGCATTGATTACCTTGACATCCGAGTGGCTCAGGGGTATGGGCGGGTCCTGAGGCGACAGCTCAATAAGTATAATCCGGTATGTATATTTGCCTCTTTAATACATAACTTTCTGAAAATGTAATCTTCCTTTTGTATCCATCATGCAAAGTTGGAATGAGTAGAGTAGCAATGTGTATACTTTCCTGTTCCTTCTAATAGTATTTATTGTCATCAGTTCAAACATCTGTTGTTCAATGTTTACGTGTTGCAAAGTTTGTAGTGTACTATATGACATACAAGAGACAGGGAACAAATTATTTTATTCCTTTAATTTGTTGTGCTAAAAATGGCTATAGTACATTTTTATGATGTAATTTTAATATTTCCAGAATACAGATGGTGAATTTCCTGCTGTGCTGGGAAGAGACTGTTctggtgtggtggtggcggtgggaagGGATGTCTCCCGGGTGGAGCCAGGAGAGGAGGTTAGTTTGTGGCTTATATGCAAGATTTGTCTATTTAATATTCAATACTCCattgtgtatttctttatttggCATTTTTCTATAATTTGTTTTAGGTGTGGCTTGCCGTACCATTTTATCACCCTGGGACTCTGAGCGAGTATGTTGTAGTGTCAGAGGAGCTTGTAGCCCCTAAGCCTTCACAGCTGACCTTTGAGGGAGCCGCTGCCCTGCCCTACAGCATTATGACGGCTTGGGATGCTCTCGTTACACAAGCAGGCCTTGGTCCTGACTCTACTGCCGGCAAAAGGTAAATGATTAGTTTTCTGAGTCAACTGGGAGAAATATTGGCCTGTATCATTACACTGCAGGACATAGGCCTCTCCTAAGCATTTCCATTCATGGGTTCTGTGCTTCTATCTTCCAATTTTGATTATAAACATTCCATAAACTTTTTAATATCATACACCACCTGCTGACCAGCTTCCTCTTCAATGTTTTTATAGCAGTTATTTCTGAGTACGTATGTTACTCCTTGTGTCCATCTGTTGTCCTCTCTCCTACAGATGTGTCCTGaccattggtattttgttattttatttgcctTTGTGTATTAtgtaattttcttatgtttgttcTCCTCTCTATAtgacttgttttcttgtttattataGTGATACCCAGCACTGatttctccatccctctttggGCTCTTCTCAACTTTCTTTCCAAGTCTCTGGGCCATATGTCATGATGGAATATGCACTGATTAAAAACTGTGCACATAATAGTTTTTACTGAAGCTGCACTGTTCATGAGTATGACTAATCTCTTTGATACTGACCTGTGTAATGCAAAATATCCACAGAAGGCTGAAATCAAGAACATTAATTTCACAGAGTGCTTGTCCATGCTGGAGTGTCAGGCGTGGGAGTTGTGGCGGTGCAGCTGGTGCGTGCTTGGGGGGGCAGCGTCACCACCACGGTGTCCTCAAGGGCAGCACAGCTGGCACACATGTTAGGGGCGGAGGACGTCATTACTTACGACAACTCCAACTTCGACAAGGAACTATTGTTGAGAGAAAAGTTTGTGCTTATTCTATTTGGCTTATTATATTTTGAAGGTTCTTTGACCTTGATGTACTATAGTGATAGTAATGTGATTGAAGTATTATGGGTTTCCAGTCATCATAAAGTGCCAGTGATTTTGGAGTTATAACTGGTATGAGGTGGCAATATTTTTGTTGTGAATTTTACATGACCGAACAATTTCAGGTATGATGTCATTCTTAACACGGTGGGTCAGGTGCTGCACGAACCCTGCCTCAAGTATTGTCTTCCTGATGGTATAGTTGTTACCACGGCCTCCTCTTTGTTGGCCTCCGATTCCTATGGATATATGATGGGGGGACTTTATTCTCTGTACATGAGGGCAAGATACTGGTTCATCAAGGTAACACTCGCTACACTTTCTGTAGCTACACCCACATTTAAGATTTCATAATTTGTTGCAGAAGTACTCTTTAAATCAAACTGTTGTGATGTTTATTCTTTCCTAATAATTTTCCTGCTTGCTTGTAAAAAGTTGTAATTCCAGTTAACAAAGGAAAATACATCTTGTTAGTTTGCACCTGTGATTGGAACACTACCTCTACATACAATTCATGTTTTATATGGAGGGTACAAATACTTTAAATCTAGGTTTTGAGTATCACTAATACCTTATGCTTTAGGCACCTTGGCTGAGTGGTGGTCGGTGGGGGACCCTTGAGGTGAAGGGACAGGTCCTGGAGAAGGTTGTGCCTTTGGTGAACGCAGGACAGCTCCAGGCGGTGGTAGACAAGGCTTACTCTGCCCAAGATGCTGAGGTGGCATTTGCACATGTTGCTAAAGGGGAGCAGATTGGTAGAACAGTGCTCAGATTCAGGTAAGGCCCAATCACTATCGAGTCTTATAGTTCCAGGACTAAGTATTATTTGCTTACTAAACTTTTGTGTGCCCATATTCCTGGTATGGTATTTCCCATTTTCAGTCAAATGTGATCCAAGCTATTGCTTAGCATGCTAATtttctaataaatttgtattagaattatgCAGTTTGTGGCTGAGTTGGTGCATTGTGCAATAAAGATAACCATCGTTTAGAATTAATGATAGATCAAAGGTTTAACAGCAAATTAGATATCCTTGTTTTAATAATTGTCGAGTGATTGATTAGTTTATTTCTATATGATGGTATGTTGCATCCTTATCATTCACACTTGTTTGTTGcttataatgaaaataagaagtcACTGCTTGGTTAGGCTTACATCCATAAAACTGCTACTTGAAGTAACCCGCACCAGAACCATGATGAAGATGGGC of Eriocheir sinensis breed Jianghai 21 chromosome 14, ASM2467909v1, whole genome shotgun sequence contains these proteins:
- the LOC126998545 gene encoding reticulon-4-interacting protein 1 homolog, mitochondrial-like isoform X1; amino-acid sequence: MDHLLFLAQERADSARLALHSAGSQLTSRLSTLKDGARTALQSSLDAVKNQRFSEEVAERIRSWLAQLKEALSAVSPSKIYDRVFIVFITEVTRTHIYFGGACFCLGGIFGILLGMRLRSSLVAPQRMRAVVINSYRGIEAIGVVEDIVAPRIVDPHQVLVQVKAAGIDYLDIRVAQGYGRVLRRQLNKYNPNTDGEFPAVLGRDCSGVVVAVGRDVSRVEPGEEVWLAVPFYHPGTLSEYVVVSEELVAPKPSQLTFEGAAALPYSIMTAWDALVTQAGLGPDSTAGKRVLVHAGVSGVGVVAVQLVRAWGGSVTTTVSSRAAQLAHMLGAEDVITYDNSNFDKELLLREKYDVILNTVGQVLHEPCLKYCLPDGIVVTTASSLLASDSYGYMMGGLYSLYMRARYWFIKAPWLSGGRWGTLEVKGQVLEKVVPLVNAGQLQAVVDKAYSAQDAEVAFAHVAKGEQIGRTVLRFSINTPIRNLGMAFWQDH
- the LOC126998545 gene encoding reticulon-4-interacting protein 1 homolog, mitochondrial-like isoform X2, which encodes MDHLLFLAQERADSARLALHSAGSQLTSRLSTLKDGARTALQSSLDAVKNQRFSEEVAERIRSWLAQLKEALSAVSPSKIYDRVFIVFITEVTRTHIYFGGACFCLGGIFGILLGMRLRSSLVAPQRMRAVVINSYRGIEAIGVVEDIVAPRIVDPHQVLVQVKAAGIDYLDIRVAQGYGRVLRRQLNKYNPNTDGEFPAVLGRDCSGVVVAVGRDVSRVEPGEEVWLAVPFYHPGTLSEYVVVSEELVAPKPSQLTFEGAAALPYSIMTAWDALVTQAGLGPDSTAGKRVLVHAGVSGVGVVAVQLVRAWGGSVTTTVSSRAAQLAHMLGAEDVITYDNSNFDKELLLREKYDVILNTVGQVLHEPCLKYCLPDGIVVTTASSLLASDSYGYMMGGLYSLYMRARYWFIKAPWLSGGRWGTLEVKGQVLEKVVPLVNAGQLQAVVDKAYSAQDAEVAFAHVAKGEQIGRTVLRFRARPLASRMEGSL
- the LOC126998545 gene encoding reticulon-4-interacting protein 1 homolog, mitochondrial-like isoform X3 — translated: MDHNQTINQLALHSAGSQLTSRLSTLKDGARTALQSSLDAVKNQRFSEEVAERIRSWLAQLKEALSAVSPSKIYDRVFIVFITEVTRTHIYFGGACFCLGGIFGILLGMRLRSSLVAPQRMRAVVINSYRGIEAIGVVEDIVAPRIVDPHQVLVQVKAAGIDYLDIRVAQGYGRVLRRQLNKYNPNTDGEFPAVLGRDCSGVVVAVGRDVSRVEPGEEVWLAVPFYHPGTLSEYVVVSEELVAPKPSQLTFEGAAALPYSIMTAWDALVTQAGLGPDSTAGKRVLVHAGVSGVGVVAVQLVRAWGGSVTTTVSSRAAQLAHMLGAEDVITYDNSNFDKELLLREKYDVILNTVGQVLHEPCLKYCLPDGIVVTTASSLLASDSYGYMMGGLYSLYMRARYWFIKAPWLSGGRWGTLEVKGQVLEKVVPLVNAGQLQAVVDKAYSAQDAEVAFAHVAKGEQIGRTVLRFSINTPIRNLGMAFWQDH